In Sander lucioperca isolate FBNREF2018 chromosome 12, SLUC_FBN_1.2, whole genome shotgun sequence, one DNA window encodes the following:
- the pm20d1.2 gene encoding N-fatty-acyl-amino acid synthase/hydrolase PM20D1.2 — protein MPDSGPMFKCLKIIISSFLIAVLLLFTIASIRTLSLDVNVGLQLARWEKTNNISLVIDHHQREELLANFKEAIRIPTVSFSEKESNTTALREFDRLLRKAFPTVFSSSLVRHELVANYSHLFSVQGSQPDLVPYLLLAHIDVVPASESDGWEAPPFSAKEIDGFIYGRGTIDDKSPLMGILQALEYLLIKGYAPRRGFYIGLGHDEEVSGYKGAMNIVRVLKQRSVQLSFVLDEGLAVLDGVISGLEGPAALIGISEKGSATVKLSVSMLPGHSSMPPSESSIGILAAAVKRLEENPMPRLFGHGPERGTFEHLAHKFGLPMKFIMSNLWLFAPLLGRVLERKPDTNAFVRTTTAVTMFNAGVKVNIIPALAEAYVNLRIHSAQSLQEVLDLIQSTVGDQRVKIELVNGFDPLPVSSADEKSFGFQIIKKTVLDIFPTVTVAPGICIGNTDSRHFKDLTNDIYRFAPVWFKPGDAQRFHGINERISKKNYEELIEFYFSLIQNCDIQKLPEPHSSVHEL, from the exons ATGCCAGACTCAGGTCCGATGTTCAAGTgtttaaagattattattagtagttTTCTCATTGCGGTCCTATTGCTATTTACCATAGCATCCATCAGGACCCTTTCACTGGACGTAAATGTCGGACTTCAACTCGCACGTTGGGAAAAGACGAACAACATTTCACTTGTAATAGACCACCACCAGAGAGAGGAGCTTCTTGCAAATTTTAAAG AGGCTATCCGGATCCCCACGGTGTCATTCTCAGAGAAGGAGAGCAACACCACCGCACTACGTGAATTTGACAGGCTCCTCCGAAAAG CCTTCCCAACTGTTTTCTCTTCAAGCTTGGTTCGTCATGAATTGGTGGCAAACTACAGCCACCTGTTTTCGGTGCAAGGATCACAGCCTGACCTGGTGCCATACCTGCTGCTGGCCCACATTGATGTAGTACCTGCCTCAGAATCGGATGGCTGGGAGGCCCCACCATTTTCTGCCAAGGAGATAGATGGCTTTATCTATGGTAGAGGGACCATAGACGACAAGAGCCCTTTAATG GGAATACTTCAGGCATTGGAGTACTTGCTGATAAAAGGCTATGCTCCACGCAGAGGATTTTACATTGGTCTTGGTCATGATGAAGAA GTCAGTGGTTACAAGGGGGCAATGAACATAGTGCGTGTACTGAAGCAGAGAAGTGTGCAGCTGTCGTTTGTCCTGGACGAGGGCCTGGCTGTACTTGATGGAGTCATCAGTGGTCTGGAAGGACCTGCTGCACT AATTGGGATAAGTGAAAAGGGTTCAGCCACTGTGAAGCTTAGTGTGTCTATGCTCCCTGGTCACTCCTCGATGCCTCCCAGTGAGTCCAGCATTGGGATCTTGGCTGCAGCAGTCAAAAG ACTAGAGGAGAACCCTATGCCAAGATTATTTGGTCATGGGCCTGAACGTGGAACATTTGAGCATCTGGCACATAAG TTCGGGCTCCCAATGAAGTTTATAATGTCAAACTTGTGGCTGTTCGCTCCACTACTGGGCAG GGTACTTGAAAGAAAACCAGACACTAATGCTTTTGTAAGGACAACCACAGCAGTCACCATGTTTAATGCAGGAGTTAAG GTGAATATCATCCCTGCCCTCGCTGAAGCTTATGTAAATCTACGAATCCACTCAGCACAGTCATTACAAGAG GTCCTGGACCTAATCCAGTCTACAGTGGGGGACCAACGAGTGAAGATAGAGCTTGTTAATGGGTTTGACCCTCTGCCTGTGAGCTCTGCGGATGAAAAGTCCTTTGGCTTCCAGATCATTAAGAAAACTGTGCTGGACATATTTCCAACAGTTACAGTTGCTCCAG GTATCTGTATTGGGAACACAGACAGTCGGCACTTCAAAGACCTGACAAATGATATTTATCGCTTTGCCCCTGTCTGGTTTAAACCAGGTGATGCTCAGAG atTCCATGGCATCAATGAACGGATTTCCAAAAAGAACTACGAGGAACTTATAGAATTTTACTTCAGTCTGATTCAAAACTGTGACATTCAGAAGCTCCCTGAGCCCCACAGCTCTGTCCATGAACTCTAA
- the lemd1 gene encoding LEM domain-containing protein 1 isoform X3 produces MPDPSGLTDDDLKAALLELGVKAGPIVASTRALYEKKLRKLLQSNGHGCLNGVEKDELYSDSEEEEEENGEEEDKELGSEGEKEEAVKQSDQAKQGSSQVELCFQNGGFVYPQCFLLSSRLHARASRNSEPSSKWNSGNAIESSEQRRPPCSQIPVGISRASSVDQHSGLGSGFPSGSQSVMPDGESSISSQAFSITHMVEEMESRRPLSTSSDTERELNVSNVQKHWSRSNRLDMPIVDTMKNQSLYYTPKASPYKWKMKLTQEPVKDTFKDMFPNTDATTTGIYATRRRPIKGAAGRPVQYAYPDTPVSPTTLEKREVERRLVPIQIQILVFLIVTCLLYLIYVCVEDNSFGPSFALLDSLYQGSDSEEGLLLQAETQDVPALSGQE; encoded by the exons ATGCCCGACCCGAGTGGTTTGACTGATGATGACCTCAAGGCCGCACTGCTCGAACTCGGGGTTAAAGCTGGGCCCATAGTCG CGTCCACCAGAGCTTTGTATGAGAAGAAGCTAAGGAAACTGCTTCAGTCTAATGGACATGGCTGTCTGAATGGAGTAGAGAAAGATGAATTATACTCTGAcagtgaagaagaagaggaagaaaatgGGGAAGAGGAAGACAAAGAGTTGG GTTCCgaaggagaaaaagaagaggcAGTTAAACAGTCAGACCAGGCAAAACAAGGGAGTAGCCAG GTAGAGTTGTGTTTTCAGAATGGTGGTTTTGTTTACCCGCAGTGCTTTTTACTCTCATCAAGGCTG CATGCTCGTGCTTCTAGAAACAGTGAACCTAGTTCCAAGTGGAATTCAGGGAATGCGATAGAATCATCAGAGCAGCGTCGGCCTCCCTGCTCACAGATTCCCGTAGGAATTAGTAGAGCATCCTCTGTAGATCAGCACTCGGGATTAGGATCAGGG TTTCCATCTGGATCACAATCAGTTATGCCCGATGGTGAATCATCAATTTCCTCTCAGGCCTTCAGCATCACTCACATGGTTGAGGAG ATGGAGAGTCGGAGGCCACTCTCTACTAGCTCAGACACTGAGAGAGAGTTGAATGTGAGCAATGTACAGAAACATTGGTCGCGGTCCAACAGG CTGGACATGCCAATTGTGGACACCATGAAGAACCAGTCCCTGTACTACACTCCCAAGGCATCCCCTTATAAATGGAAAATGAAG CTTACTCAGGAGCCTGTTAAGGATACTTTTAAGGACATGTTTCCAAACACTGATGCCACGACCACAGGGATCTA CGCTACTCGTCGGAGACCTATCAAGGGCGCAGCAGGGAGACCTGTCCAGTATGCATACCCAGACACTCCTGTCAGTCCCACGACCCTGGAAAAACGAGAGGTGGAGCGCCGCCTTGTGCCCATTCAGATACAGATTTTGGTCTTCCTTATTGTGACATGCCTTCTGTACCTCATTTATGTCTGTGTTGAGGACAACTCATTCGGTCCATCTTTTGCCTTACTGGACAGTCTTTACCAAGGGTCAGACAGTGAGGAGGGGCTTTTGCTTCAGGCTGAGACACAGGACGTACCAGCACTCTCTGGACAGGAGTAA